A segment of the uncultured Desulfobulbus sp. genome:
CCGTCCTTATTTCCTCGATGCAATGCAGGGCAAGTCTTCATTTTATCCCGCTGTGGGCGTAACCACCGGTCAAAAAGGCTTTTATTTCAGTTCCCCTGTGTATGGCTCGAAAAAGGGCACGCCGGTCGGCGTTGTCGTGATCAAGTCCAGCAGCGAATCTATCGACACTTTTTTTACTGGCCCGAAAGATTCAGTCGAAGCCCTTCTTCTTTCCCCAAATGGCGTGGTTTTCGCTTCGACCATTAAGGAGTGGAGCTTTAAAACCGGCTGGCCGCTTGCACCTGATCAGGCCAGACGCCTGCGCGACTCGCGCCAATTCGGTGATCTTGTACTCAAACCGTTGCCCTTTTCCCTCAAGGACCAGCTGGTGAGCTTTACCAATAAACGCTACTGCGCCCATATCCAGCCGCTCGCCCTGAATGGCTGGTCCATCGTCACCCTCATGGCAGCCCCCTTTCCCTGGGCCGTTCTCTTGTTGCTCAACAGTGTGGCCTTTTCCATTGGCATCCTTTGCGGACTGCTCGTTGTTCACGCCCACAAAGAGGAGGAACTGACCGGTCAGGTTATCGCCGGAAAAAGGGCCAGTCGACGAGCTGAGCGGCAACGCCACCACTCCATGCTTGAGCTGGAATCCATTTTCAGCGCCAGTCTGGTCGGGATTGTCCTTGTCAGAGATGGCCGCATTGTCAACGCCAACAATCGCATGACTGAGATCTTCGGCTACAGCCGTGAGGAAATTCTGCACAATACCATTCGTCAATTTTTTCCAGATCGCCAATCCTTTCGTTATTTTGTCCTGCAGTACCTGCCGTTGATGACCAAGGGGGATGTTGAACAAGTCGAGTACAACCTGCGGAAGAAGGACAGATCGATCATACCCTGTACCTTAAGTGGCAAGGCCATTGACAGCAAAAATCTGTCCCTGGGGACGGTATGGGTCATCGAGGATATCTCCCGACGTAAATCCGTTGAACTCGAGTTGGAAAGGGCAAAAGCAGAGGCCGAATCGGCCAGTGTTGCCAAAAGTGAATTTTTGGCCAATATGAGTCATGAAATCCGTACTCCCATGAACGGTATCATTGGGCTGGCAAGTATTCTGTTGCGCGATCCCTTGAGCAACCAACAGCGCGAACAACTCTCCATGATCCAGCGTTCTGCAATCCGCCTGATGACCATCATCAACGATATCCTTGATTTCTCCAAATTGGAAGCCGGACGCTTCGAGGTGGAACACCAGCCTTTCTCCCTCGTCACTGTCCTGAAGGAGGTTATTATGCCCATGGAACAGACCGCCCTTCGCAAAAATATCCGACTGGAATACAGTATCGCCCACAACGTGCCCCGGACAGTTGAGGGCGATCAGACAAAACTCATGCAGGTTCTGACCAACCTGGTCGACAACAGTCTCAAGTTCACCAAACAGGGCAAGGTCTCCATCCATGTCAGCCGCTCGCACCAAACGCTGGACCAACCGTCGCTTCTCTTTGAAGTAGCCGACACGGGGATGGGGATTGATCCTGACTATCAGCAACATGTGTTCGAATCCTTTACCCAGGCCGATTCCTCCCACTCACGAAATTTTGGTGGGACCGGACTCGGCCTCTCCATCTCCAAAGGGCTGGTCGAATTGATGGGCGGACGCATCTGGTTTGAAAGCAAACCAGCACAGGGCACACGATTCTATTTTCTCCTCCCTCTGGACTCGTCCACCGGCAGTGATTCCGCGGCTAATCTTCAAGCGTATTCGGCAGATCCGGTGCAGGTCTTGCCCAATGGACACGGCAAACGCATTCTTGTGGCCGAGGATGAATACATCAACAAAATGTTGATTCGTACCCTGCTCAAGCAGGCAGGGTATCATGTGACCGTGGTCAACAATGGGCGGGAAGCCGTCGAGGCCTGGCGAGGCGGAATTTTTGATTGCATTCTTATGGATATTCAAATGCCTGAAATGGACGGATATGAGGCTGTGGACCGGATTCGCCAGGCGGAACGAGGATTGGCGCACATCCCGATTATCGCAATGACGGCTCATGCCTTGCGCAGCGATCGGCAAAAATGCCTTGATGCCGGCATGGACGATTATGTGGCCAAACCCATCGACGGCAATGCGGTGTTGCGGTTGCTGCAGCGCTATCTCTCGGAACCGAGCCACCATGCATAATCAGCCGAAAACCGTCCTTGATCGACTTGTGTTGCTCCTGGTTAGCTGTGCTGTCCTGTTGACCCTATTTTGGGGGCTGCGCAATCATGTTCAGCGTCCCTTGACACTGGTCGATCTTTTGCCCAGAGAAACCGTCGCGGTCATCGAAAGTAAAAACATTGCCCTGATCTATCGGCAAATCCAGCAGGGATTGACGGGGACACTTCTTTCCCGCAATGACTTTTCTGCATTTGCCCGACGTTTTGACCTCACTTCGGAACAGGTCGATCGATTCTCTGCGATCATTGGGGCCTTTAACAGCCTTTCCCATCGAGAGGGCATGCTCTCCCTGCTGTCACGAAATTCAATTATCTCTCTTTTTTCGCTCCATCCGGGGGAACATATTGAGCTGGAACAACTCCCCAAACGGCTTGTGTTTCTTCAGTATCTTTCGCCGCAAGATGACCTGCAGCATCTCTTTTTCCCCTGTTTCGGCAAGATCCTCCAGAGAGAACAGCTGAGTTACCAGGGGCAGCCCCTTACCCGCCTGGCTTTCGCAGGAGGCGACTCCATTACCTACTTCACTCATATGGGGGTGTTGGCCTGGGCCTTTGAGGAGCGGGTTCTCCATCCCTGCATCAATCAACTCCTGCAGCAGTTGCTACCCCTTCGAGGAGGTATTCAGCAACAAATGGGCTATTCCCGTCTGAAAAAATACGGCGGCAAAAAGACGGATGCATTTATTTACCTGCGGTTGGCTGCCCTGCAAAGTCTCTTCGGCTGCACCCCCACGCCTTCCTTCGGCGATCGATTGCCCTGTCCCGATGATCTTGCCCTTTTTTTCTCCTCCCTGGCCCAAGGCAAACGGTTTGCCCTGGTGGCCTTGGCCGATCAAGAGCAAATCGCCGCCTACAAGAGCAAACACCGTCTCAGGGATGCGGTTGAAAATGCGCCTCTGGGGCGTCTTTCAACCGACACTGCCTTTGCCCTGTGGACCAACTGGTTTAAACCGATGGTGATGTGGCAGCAGTTGGTGGCGAGTGACTTTTCACCGCTGCGCATGTTGATGGAAGGGTGGTCCACTGATTTTCAAAAAGCCCTGGGGCTGTCGCCAACGGATTTCTTTTCGCTTTTCGGTAGTGATTTTGCCCTCTATATCGATCAGAAACGGGCAGCCAAGCAGTATCCACGTTCCCTTGTCTCCGCGTCGATAGAAGTCCTTGATGGCCATCAGGTCGGTACCTTGCTTGCGCAGATGACCGAAAAACTGCAAAAAGTGGAGGTGCGTGCCGACGGCTTGGACATTGTCACCCTGATGCTCGCGGATGGCTTGCTGCAGCCTGCCTATGCCCTGGTCAATCACCACCTGATTCTCGCCGACAGCGCCGAACTGATCGAGCGCTTTTACCATAAGGTGACCCAGCCGGAGAAGGGCATCAACCCGAGCAGGGGGCTTCGCATTCAACGAAGCAATTTTTTTCTTTTTCTTCGGACCGGAGATATGGTTGAGTGGCTGCTGCCGGTCCTCAAAACCATAGGCAAGGAGTTCGGTGGCCATACGGGCAACAGCAACGAGGATTGGTTGCTGTTCCATCCTTTTGTGTTGGCAGCCCTGTCTGAGCTCAGCTCAATTGAAACAACGAGAATACGGGCCTATTTGCAAAAAAATGAAATGTTTTTCGAGATGATTTCCCGGGCAAAGAGCAATTGACAGACCACATTGGCTTTGTGATGGACAGGGAAGGCATTGGGCCCCCTTGGACAGAAGGGGTTCCCGGAACAGCATCAGAACCTCCTTGCTCTCAGTCCCCGAATACAGATCGAAAAACGAATTATCGCAACAGGATATGCAATGGAACAATTGGTAAGCGAACTGAAAAAAATTCTGCCTTTAAAATCGACCACTTCTGAAGGAGACATCGTCATCCTCGCTGCAAAGAATCCGCAGATGCTTGTGTATGCACGGGTCGGCACCATCGAGCGCGATTCGAGCCGCAGGGAAGAGTGGTGGCATGTCAGCCTGCACATGCTGTCGATTCCCATGCAGAAGGTGGTCTGGACCCTGCGCACCCCTCAATTCACCGGTCAGGAAATTTTTACCATGGGAGGAGAGGGGCGCTTTATTCAGGCAGTTGAATTTACCGACGAGCCCAGGTCTGTCCCCGTCAATGCACCGCCGACCGGTAGCGGCAAAGGCAAAGCCCATCCCTCCGGGCTCAGGATCGTTAAATGAGTACATGCTCCGGTTACATCACCGTGGGCAATGAACGGGGCATCCATAGCCGGATTGCGACCCGGCTCGCCGAAATTGCCGGCTGTTATGAGGTGGAGGTCACCATCGGTACAGATCATGAACGTGCCGATGGTTCGATGATCCTTGATGTTCTTGCCCTTGGATTGATTCAGGGCGACACCCTGCAGGTTGTCATTAGGGGGCAGCGGTCAGTGGATGCGATGCAGGCTGTGCAACGACTGCTGACAGCCAAGGATGACCCCAAATGAGCGTCATACCTCCGGTTCATGGCCAAACACAGGAAGCTCCCCGACACCTCAGTGGAATCGGTGTCTCCCCGGGAATTGTCAAAGCCGGTGTGGTGGTCCTGAAACGGCAAAACTGGCGTACAGGTTGGTACCATCTGCCCCCTGACCATATCGATAAGGAGGTGCAGCGTTTTCAGGGGGCCATCGACGATGCCGAGCACGAATTGCGCCACCTGCGGGAGAAGTTGGCCGGCGATCTCACCGAGGCGGTCTCGATCATCGACTCCCACCTGTTGATGCTCAGGGACAAGATGATCGTGGAGCGGACCGAGGCCATTATCCGCAACAACAACGTCAATGCCGAATGGGCGTTGGCCCAGGCACTCAGTGAAATCAAGGAGCGGTTTGAGCAGATCGGCGACTGTTATATCCGTGAACGGTACGTGGACATCAAGCATGTGGCGGATCGGGTCTTCGGCTTCATGACCGGACGGGAGAGCTCGGCGCCTCCGGAGAGTGGGGATCCGATCATCCTGGTGGCCAACGATTTTTCGCCGGAGGACACCCTGCGCATGCAGGCCGGCAATGTCTGCGGGTTCCTCACCGAGAAGGGCGGACTCACCTCCCACACCGCCATCATTGCCCGTTCACTCAATATCCCCGCTGTTGTGGGCCTTGAACACATCACCTCGATTGTCCGTAACGGCGACCTGGTCATGCTGGATGGGGCCTCGGGGCGGGTGATTGTCCATCCCGGTGTCGAGGAAATCGCGCAGTTCGAGGAGAGGGTCCGTATAAAAATTGCGCTGCACGATCAACTCGACCAGTATATCCCTCTTGCCGCCGTGAGCCAGGATGGTATCTCGGTCCGCCTCAGCGCCAATATCGAGATGTGCGAAGAGCTGGGTGCCGTCCAACGCTATCGCTCCGAGGGGATAGGCCTTTTTCGCAGTGAATTCGGCTATTTTTCCGAGGCGACCCCGCCGGGTGAAGAGGAACTGCTGGCGACCTACAAGATCCTCCTTGAAGCCATGGCGCCCTATCCGGTCACTGTGCGGACGCTGGACGTCGGCGGTGACAAGGTGCTCAACAGCTTTCCCGGGACAAATGCCTGGCTCGATCAGGAACGCAACCCGGCTCTGGGGTTGCGCTCAATCCGTTTCTCCCTGTTTGAGCAGGAACTTTTTTGCAGTCAGGTAAGGGCACTGCTGCGGGCGTCTGTGCACGGCCGGTTGCGTATCCTGCTGCCCCTGGTTTCCGCCCTGTCCGAATTGCGTGAGGCCAAGGAACTGATTGCCGAGGTGATGGCCGAACTGCGCGGCAACCATATCCCCTATGCGGAGAACGTGGAGATCGGGATGATGGTCGAGGTCCCGAGTGCGGTAGTCATGGCGGATATGTTCTCGCGCGAGGTGGACTTTTTTGCCATCGGTACCAACGATCTCATTCAGTATTCCCTTGCCATCGACCGGGGAAATCAGTATGTGGCGCACCTTTACGAGCCCTTTCACCCTGCGGTCCTGCGGATGATCTACCAAACCGTCCAGGCCGGTATCCA
Coding sequences within it:
- a CDS encoding ATP-binding protein; the encoded protein is MPDPTWSSLFSCKQPPSPQHSKRPPLFSSDHFNGLQRRLIVIALATLCAVAAITYGGDQLNIFFIRNNQRPISGKLSYELNTFIIDRYQHAADTLATYGEIIDVSSGRIQDDYTPLLRVLNTAQGALNVAFVYVMDGSGLVVGCSTGPNGENLLGKQYGFRPYFLDAMQGKSSFYPAVGVTTGQKGFYFSSPVYGSKKGTPVGVVVIKSSSESIDTFFTGPKDSVEALLLSPNGVVFASTIKEWSFKTGWPLAPDQARRLRDSRQFGDLVLKPLPFSLKDQLVSFTNKRYCAHIQPLALNGWSIVTLMAAPFPWAVLLLLNSVAFSIGILCGLLVVHAHKEEELTGQVIAGKRASRRAERQRHHSMLELESIFSASLVGIVLVRDGRIVNANNRMTEIFGYSREEILHNTIRQFFPDRQSFRYFVLQYLPLMTKGDVEQVEYNLRKKDRSIIPCTLSGKAIDSKNLSLGTVWVIEDISRRKSVELELERAKAEAESASVAKSEFLANMSHEIRTPMNGIIGLASILLRDPLSNQQREQLSMIQRSAIRLMTIINDILDFSKLEAGRFEVEHQPFSLVTVLKEVIMPMEQTALRKNIRLEYSIAHNVPRTVEGDQTKLMQVLTNLVDNSLKFTKQGKVSIHVSRSHQTLDQPSLLFEVADTGMGIDPDYQQHVFESFTQADSSHSRNFGGTGLGLSISKGLVELMGGRIWFESKPAQGTRFYFLLPLDSSTGSDSAANLQAYSADPVQVLPNGHGKRILVAEDEYINKMLIRTLLKQAGYHVTVVNNGREAVEAWRGGIFDCILMDIQMPEMDGYEAVDRIRQAERGLAHIPIIAMTAHALRSDRQKCLDAGMDDYVAKPIDGNAVLRLLQRYLSEPSHHA
- a CDS encoding HPr family phosphocarrier protein; the encoded protein is MSTCSGYITVGNERGIHSRIATRLAEIAGCYEVEVTIGTDHERADGSMILDVLALGLIQGDTLQVVIRGQRSVDAMQAVQRLLTAKDDPK
- the ptsP gene encoding phosphoenolpyruvate--protein phosphotransferase, whose amino-acid sequence is MSVIPPVHGQTQEAPRHLSGIGVSPGIVKAGVVVLKRQNWRTGWYHLPPDHIDKEVQRFQGAIDDAEHELRHLREKLAGDLTEAVSIIDSHLLMLRDKMIVERTEAIIRNNNVNAEWALAQALSEIKERFEQIGDCYIRERYVDIKHVADRVFGFMTGRESSAPPESGDPIILVANDFSPEDTLRMQAGNVCGFLTEKGGLTSHTAIIARSLNIPAVVGLEHITSIVRNGDLVMLDGASGRVIVHPGVEEIAQFEERVRIKIALHDQLDQYIPLAAVSQDGISVRLSANIEMCEELGAVQRYRSEGIGLFRSEFGYFSEATPPGEEELLATYKILLEAMAPYPVTVRTLDVGGDKVLNSFPGTNAWLDQERNPALGLRSIRFSLFEQELFCSQVRALLRASVHGRLRILLPLVSALSELREAKELIAEVMAELRGNHIPYAENVEIGMMVEVPSAVVMADMFSREVDFFAIGTNDLIQYSLAIDRGNQYVAHLYEPFHPAVLRMIYQTVQAGIHGGIPVSLCGEMAGDPLCAPMLIGFGVDELSMRPAVIPLIKRLLRHVHCQDLRSLSAQVLRCEDSEDVRALLLQAYGQLYPPEFFDQ